In Mercurialis annua linkage group LG6, ddMerAnnu1.2, whole genome shotgun sequence, the following are encoded in one genomic region:
- the LOC126686986 gene encoding exopolygalacturonase-like: MAITGSSKAIYTILKLVLLCCLVSGVACRKDRILSGGSDGGKGSGGKGGGDDGGKGKGGGDDGGKGKGSGDDGGSGKAGGAAAAGPAAGGAAAAGPAAGGAAAVGAAAGGGGAGGVFDVTTFGAKADDHSDSSASFIKAWRAACDSGAAGAKMLIPAGKFVTGPVVFEGPCKGKVTFELQGYVKATTDLSEYTAPNWISFENIDGLTVIGGGTFDGQGAASWKFNAGGGGNLPDSLKFFKVDNSDISGITSLNSKYFHYHVVSCKSINFHDLKITAPGDSPNTDGMHISSSSGVKVTNSAIGTGDDCVSIGQGATDVSVSKVTCGPGHGFSVGSLGKEKNELDVSGITVSDCTLTGTTNGARIKTYAGSAPSAASNIIFDNLVMNNVENPIIIDQFYGSNSKQPSQVKLSDIHFTNIKGTSATPEAVTLKCSSAAPCAQVELTNINLTHGGGSGTASCSNAKVVGKSSPVTCST, from the exons ATGGCCATTACCGGCAGCAGCAAGGCAATTTATACTATACTTAAATTAGTTTTGTTATGTTGTCTGGTCAGTGGTGTGGCATGTCGGAAGGACAGAATTCTCAGCGGAGGTAGTGATGGTGGTAAAGGTAGTGGTGGTAAAGGTGGTGGTGATGATGGAGGTAAGGGTAAAGGTGGTGGCGATGATGGAGGTAAGGGTAAAGGTAGTGGTGATGATGGAGGTAGTGGTAAAGCTGGTGGAGCTGCTGCTGCTGGACCTGCTGCCGGTGGAGCTGCTGCTGCTGGACCTGCTGCCGGTGGAGCTGCTGCCGTTGGTGCTGCTGCCGGTGGAGGTGGTGCTGGTGGAGTTTTCGATGTTACTACTTTTGGCGCCAAGGCCGACGATCACTCAGATAGTTCAGCT TCATTTATAAAAGCTTGGAGGGCCGCATGCGATTCAGGAGCTGCGGGCGCGAAGATGCTTATCCCAGCAGGGAAGTTCGTGACAGGGCCAGTGGTGTTTGAAGGACCATGCAAAGGAAAAGTGACTTTTGAGCTTCAAGGTTATGTAAAAGCCACAACTGATCTCAGCGAATACACTGCACCAAATTGGATCTCATTTGAAAACATAGACGGTCTAACTGTGATCGGTGGTGGCACATTCGACGGCCAAGGAGCCGCTTCTTGGAAATTCAATGCGGGTGGTGGTGGAAATCTTCCTGAT TCACTGAAGTTTTTTAAAGTGGATAATTCTGATATATCCGGAATCACATCTCTCAATAGCAAATATTTTCACTATCATGTCGTATCCTGCAAAAGCATCAACTTCCACGACCTCAAAATTACTGCTCCTGGTGACAGCCCTAACACCGATGGCATGCATATAAGCAGTTCTAGCGGCGTCAAAGTTACCAACTCCGCTATTGGCACCGGTGATGATTGTGTCTCTATTGGACAAGGCGCCACTGATGTTAGCGTTAGCAAAGTCACCTGTGGCCCTGGACATGGCTTCAG TGTTGGAAGTCTTGGAAAGGAAAAAAATGAGCTAGATGTGAGCGGTATTACCGTGAGCGACTGTACACTCACTGGCACTACAAATGGAGCTAGAATCAAAACATATGCTGGATCAGCGCCCAGCGCCGCTAGTAACATCATTTTTGATAATCTTGTCATGAATAATGTAGAAAACCCCATAATCATCGATCAATTTTATGGTTCCAACAGCAAGCAG CCATCGCAGGTGAAGCTGAGCGACATTCATTTCACGAACATTAAGGGGACTTCCGCAACACCGGAAGCAGTGACCTTAAAGTGCAGTTCAGCCGCTCCTTGTGCTCAAGTTGAACTTACTAACATTAATTTAACCCATGGAGGCGGTTCAGGGACAGCATCTTGTTCAAATGCAAAAGTTGTAGGAAAATCGAGTCCAGTAACTTGTTCTACTTAG